A stretch of the Rhodohalobacter mucosus genome encodes the following:
- a CDS encoding NAD(P)/FAD-dependent oxidoreductase, with amino-acid sequence MNKPAVAVIGGGAAGFFTAVNAARLNPGLRVTIFEKSKNVLSKVRISGGGRCNVTHHCFDPEQLSAHYPRGAAMLRWSFEQFQARDTAAWFESRGVALKTEPDGRMFPVSDSSESVISCLMHEARIHGVKIRNKTRVDRISPLSDSGFSLSINKKEAEYFDAVVVATGGYNREKAYEWLKELGHTIRTPVPSLFTFNFREKVFSDLAGISVNQAEVHIEGTRFTESGPLLITHWGLSGPAVLKLSAWAARELHEKEYRYTVRVNWLAPMNELQVREKLLDLRERNARKKVVRQDLLPLPARLWERQIQLSGIDDRKRWAELSNKEVHELVQNLVNARYDIQGKTTYKEEFVTCGGIRLKEVNPDTLESKKVPGLYFVGEVLDIDGVTGGFNFQAAWTNGWLAAKALAEKYQTGK; translated from the coding sequence ATGAATAAGCCTGCAGTTGCCGTCATTGGCGGAGGAGCTGCAGGCTTTTTTACTGCAGTAAATGCTGCCCGGCTTAATCCTGGCTTGCGGGTTACCATTTTTGAGAAGTCGAAAAATGTTCTCTCTAAAGTGAGGATATCAGGAGGTGGCAGGTGTAATGTAACCCATCACTGTTTCGACCCTGAACAACTGTCCGCTCACTATCCCAGGGGTGCGGCTATGCTGCGTTGGAGTTTTGAACAGTTTCAGGCTCGGGATACTGCAGCGTGGTTTGAGTCGAGAGGCGTGGCACTGAAAACAGAGCCCGACGGCAGAATGTTTCCTGTCAGCGACAGCTCGGAGTCTGTCATCAGCTGCCTGATGCATGAAGCCCGTATCCACGGCGTGAAAATTCGTAATAAAACCCGGGTTGACCGAATCAGTCCATTAAGTGATTCAGGGTTCAGCCTTTCCATAAACAAGAAAGAAGCTGAGTATTTCGATGCTGTTGTTGTGGCAACAGGCGGCTACAACAGAGAGAAGGCCTACGAATGGCTGAAAGAGCTGGGACATACAATCCGTACGCCCGTACCCTCCCTGTTTACCTTTAATTTCAGGGAGAAAGTGTTCAGTGACCTGGCGGGGATATCAGTCAACCAGGCAGAAGTACACATTGAAGGTACCCGATTTACGGAATCAGGTCCTTTATTGATTACACACTGGGGTTTGAGCGGCCCCGCGGTACTCAAACTCTCGGCATGGGCGGCCAGGGAGCTGCACGAGAAGGAGTATCGGTATACGGTTCGCGTGAACTGGCTGGCACCCATGAACGAGCTGCAGGTTCGGGAAAAACTGCTTGATTTGCGTGAACGGAACGCCAGGAAAAAGGTTGTCAGACAGGATCTCCTACCTCTTCCTGCACGGCTCTGGGAGCGCCAGATTCAGCTTTCGGGAATCGATGACCGGAAACGATGGGCTGAACTGTCGAACAAAGAGGTGCACGAACTGGTACAGAACCTGGTAAATGCACGATACGATATCCAGGGAAAAACCACATACAAAGAGGAGTTTGTTACATGCGGAGGTATCCGGCTGAAAGAGGTGAACCCGGATACACTGGAGAGTAAAAAAGTACCCGGTCTCTATTTTGTGGGAGAAGTACTCGACATTGACGGCGTAACCGGCGGCTTTAACTTTCAGGCAGCCTGGACCAATGGCTGGCTTGCTGCCAAAGCCCTTGCAGAGAAGTATCAGACCGGAAAATAG
- a CDS encoding FecR family protein, which translates to MENKNKGLLGFAVVVIAAIVAIIYMIPEESVDLTTENAEDEIAYVRRYVPSVTVSNITADTIQTVGQPLVSGDTLTTNQSGYAMLLFLDETVARVSPSSQMVIRSSLNEQRNLNLRTQISLAIGGLFMDVQRGTDKEFEVTTSNTVASVKGTKFGVNADGYVWVEEGEVEVEVRSTGELITLNDMEFVRITDDGSPESGALTEEELEDLTSVYQILESDLIERQMRLQFRNQQGDTLDEDLRIFEQENGEDENQD; encoded by the coding sequence ATGGAAAATAAAAATAAAGGATTACTCGGATTTGCAGTCGTGGTGATTGCCGCTATTGTGGCAATTATATACATGATTCCTGAAGAGAGCGTGGATTTGACAACTGAAAACGCAGAGGATGAAATCGCATACGTACGACGTTATGTACCTTCCGTTACGGTTTCAAACATAACGGCAGACACCATTCAAACCGTTGGTCAGCCGCTTGTTTCAGGTGATACGCTAACCACAAACCAGAGCGGCTATGCGATGCTGCTATTTCTGGATGAAACAGTTGCAAGGGTAAGCCCATCCTCGCAAATGGTGATACGCAGCTCGCTCAATGAGCAGCGTAACCTGAACCTCAGAACACAGATAAGTCTCGCTATAGGCGGACTTTTTATGGATGTTCAGAGAGGTACGGATAAGGAATTTGAGGTAACTACATCAAACACAGTGGCTTCTGTAAAAGGAACCAAATTTGGCGTCAATGCAGACGGCTATGTCTGGGTTGAGGAAGGTGAAGTGGAGGTCGAGGTCCGTTCTACGGGAGAATTGATCACACTCAACGACATGGAATTCGTAAGAATTACCGACGATGGTTCACCTGAAAGCGGCGCACTGACTGAAGAGGAGCTTGAGGATCTCACCTCGGTTTATCAGATTCTGGAAAGTGATTTGATTGAGCGGCAGATGCGTCTGCAGTTCAGAAATCAGCAGGGCGACACTCTCGATGAAGACCTGAGGATCTTTGAACAGGAAAATGGAGAGGATGAGAATCAGGATTAA